aaaggttgaacataacttacaatgattaaaaatagcgtagcgttacacggacagaatttcgacttacacccttacaacattcgctaacatacccttattattagaaattaaaattaaaattaaaattataatataaatatatatatgtatatatatatatatatatatatatatatatatatatatatatatatatatatatatatatatatgttgagagagttggatggatggatatattaaactgaaccaaacacgcgaatttataggcctgtgagccgaaaaaggggctcatgcgatcgcatgagttttgctcctccaactcatgcgatcgcatgagttttgctcctccaactcatgcgatcgcatggccagctggggaggctcacatgtctttgttttttagtttgccgacggtttataaataataatataatatataaataattataagaattatttaaatattatattttatttatgtgcatagttgacttgtaatttttagtccgttgcgtcgagcgttgagagttgactctggtcccgattccggattttcgaacgtccttgcgtataatttaatatcttgtactttgcgttttgcttcttgtactcttgtaattttgagacgtttctcatcaataattggaacctctttgattgtattttgtacttttgagctttttggtcgtttacgtcttcaattcgtcgaatctgtcttttgtcttcaccttttattatttaaacgaatatcacttgtaaatagaacaattgcaactaaaagcttgtctttcttgagagataatgctatgaaatatatgttcgtttttagcattatcactcttgcactttttcaaatgaattgttaagaagctagacttcaacctcaccttcagcaggtccgagtacataccttaccttgagatgatataaaatttatgtattccaaatttctaagtataagccttccgcattgaattcaacttctaattttcattggaagggaattgggtatcttataattagacatttatgtggactttaaacccatccccacagcagacttgtcaaccaagtctcttgccaatcccttcgtcaagtgatcagctaaattctgttgtgacctcacgaacactatagaaatcaccccattcatgatgagttcacgaatcatgctatgtctgacacctaagtgtctagactttccattgtacatctggctataagtctttgccaatgtcgcagcactatcacaatggatagacatgggtgctataggtttaggccataatggtatctcatggatcaagtttctaagccattctgcttctttaccagcagcagctaaagcaacaaactcagattccatcgttgagttggtaatacatgtctgcttcttagaagcccatgaaatagcacctcccccaagcaagaacacccaaccactcgttgaagaatgatcttcaatattggttatccaactcgcatcaaaatatccttctattactgaaggaaacccattataagataaactatagtccatagttttcttcaagtacttcagtacccgcctaattgcttgccagtgatgagtactaggattactagtatatctactcagttttcccacagcaaaagcaatatccggccttgtacaagtcatggtgtacatcaaacagccaatcacctgagaatactcaagttgtgatacagcttcaccttgattaggcataagcttcccacttggatcaacaggggtactcacaggagtacattcaaagcaattgaactttttcaacaccttctcaacataatgagattgacaaatcgaaattcctttgctttaacgtttgatcctaatgccaaggataacgtcagcctcccccatatctttcatggagaattttgatgacaaaaattcttttgttaaatcaacctgactttggtcagtcccaaagattaacatgtcaacatatagacaaattataactcctttaccagaatcatcaaatttgctatatacacatttatctgcttggtttaatttaaaaccactagataaaaccacttcatcaaatttctgatgccattgcttaggtgcttgtttcaagccatataaggacttcacaagtttgcacaccttgccttcattacctggcatgacaaagccttgaggttggttcatataaacctcctcatccaattcaccattcaagaatgttgtcttcacatccatctggtgaataaccagattgtgaattgtagccaaagcaatcaacagtctaatggtagtgatacgtgccacgggagcataagtatcaaaatagtcaattccagacttttgtctaaagccttgaatgactaaccttgccttgaacttttcaatagttgcatctaccttcatcttctttttgaagatccatttgcaacccaaaggtttgcaaccaggaggtagatcagctaacacccaagtgttattgcccatgatagaattcatctcatcattaattgcctctttccagaatgcaacatcctgagacctcattgcttcatcatatgttttaggatcatcatcaacattgaaacaatacgaatattgggtagaaacatcatctcTAGAACCTTCAATTAAGTATAACTGAAAATCAGGTCCAAATAATTTAGGTTTcccttttcttttgctttttcgaatctcaagtgactgatcaacagccttttcagagacttcgtcattacaatccttattgattccattgttacttggaatcatatcctttggtctaggtatagatgaaaatcgattttcatcaaagattgcatctcTTGATTCAATCACAGAATtaattgagacaaactcattaggctctataacatagaacctatacgccttggaatgttcaacatatccaataaatatgcaatctatacctctttcacccaaacttttcttcttgggatcaggcagtcttacaacagccctacaaccccatacccgaagataGTTCAAGTTAGGTTttcttttattccaaagttcataaggtgtaatcttgttccttttgttaggaactctattaagcaaataacaagctgttaataTAGCTTCTCCCCAAAATCCCttacttaaacccgaataggataacatggaattaaccatctctttgaggaccctattcttcctctcagatataccattttgttgtggagtataaggagctgtggtctcatggataataccaacggactGGAAATAcaattggtcaatgtattcacctcccctatccgttctaagtcttttaatcaatgccttttgttgtaattctacttcagttttaaatattttaaatttatctaatgcttcattcttagtatgtaacaaataaacatagcaaaacctagaagcatcatcaataaaagtcacaaaatatttcttgttccctaaagtaggagttgcatacaaatcacataaatcgCTATGTATTAATTCAAAAATCTCAGTATCACGATGTATATTTTGAAAAGGTTTCTTAATGATCTTTgtcaacatacacgttttacacttttcattgttcatatcaaaggccggtattaatccatctttagacatatcttgcattcttttaaagtgtacatgtcctagtctagcatgccaaagaatagaattatttatgctagtagtagacatacaagcaatatcaacacttacatgttcaatgtttagtctaaatattccattactcaaataaccaaatccaaCAAATAAACCATTTTTAGATAGAACAAACTTGTCAGATTCAATAACTTGCCTGTAACCACAATTATTCAACATACTACTTGAAACCATTTTCctaatttgtggtacatgcaaaacattaaACAAAGAAACAATCTTTCCAGAACTAAAACTTAAATCCACACGACCACGTCCATGAatagaggctgttgactcatttcccatatgaagaattgatccatcagtcaccgactcgtaagtcttgaaccaacatCTATCCTTACATACATGAATAGTAGCTCCAGAGTCAACCCACCACgcaacatcatcatcctgcacaaaacaAATCTCAGATATATacgaaacataataattctcaattgaattattaaatatattctgacctttcgggACTTGATTGTTCGAACCATTGCCCGAACCATTTGTGCTAGATCCCTTAGCGTTGTTAgtgccaaaaataaccttgcaatccctcttcaagtgtccagatttaccacacttccaacaagtcaatttagacttcttattaggatcaactttgttattaccttgatgtttacgttttccctttttgtcattattactagtgaactttttatgttccaccatattgacaacagacgaaccagcaacttcgttgctctttggcttgtcattatcctacAACccgagggattcctcaatacgcagatgactacccaactcaacaagagttaactcctccttcttatgtttcaaagaatgtttaaattctttccaagatggaggtagtttatcaattatgcttgagacttgaatagactcatccatgttcatcttatgttgtgtgaattgaccaagtatacgaatgagctcattgtattgttccaagaccggtctagaatcgaccattttgtaattattaaaattactcacaaggaactttttactagaagcatcctcagacatatacttggtttctaaacagtcccatagttctttagcagattcaacatttaggtaaatatcaaaaagggaatcagccataccattgaggattaaacctctagcgatgtagtcatggTTCTCCCACTTgaaccttttccgaatttgttcaacagtggcatcatcaccatgatcttcaggaattggtgtgctgagtacgtacaccacactcatgctgctcagaaagaagtgcatcttcttttgccatctcctaaaatcaattccctcaaacttatcaagtttagagaaattcgccgtcatgtgtttcatcgtagccgccatcgattataacaaataattactttcgattgttggaggttttattgaaatttcgtgtagggtaaaataatcgatagccggataaatcactgaatcgtggtatcactttccgaaagtaattattcgacccttattgcctgggtttcacgaatatcactttgggataagacatagattagttcttgttattggcagtaaacaagaactcttttgcataagagtattaaggtgtttttgtatctattttttctcatgaatgatagtccttatttataggcacccaaaaacaagtattattccacgatggggatgtttcactaactaatttccttttcaaatctaaaacaaatccttttcataaagttgtttgttttatttccaacaaccaaatcaaggaaatcgattaaatcattttcataaaattcaatttccttttcaaatctaaaacaaatccttttcataaagttgtttgttttatttccaacaaccaaatcaaggaaatcgattaaatccttttcataaagttgtttgttttatttccacgatggagatgtttcacctagtgcaggaataatacttccgtaatcactcaaatttgtgataatggaaaaccactttcgggtccgggtaatctatcacttaatgggtgtacactccgtaactcctaacccatttacaagtgtagattaaatccctcaattacactaaatttccaacacaTACCAGCGTGATATTGATTGTTTTGCAGTTAAAATTGATTAATCATCTCAATTAGTGAGGAATATAATAAATATCGAGTCACGTGATCTTTCAAAGGGAATTCATACTCAAGATATGCATGATCATTTAAAAATCAAATTCACTGATTTAGAGATATATTTATTTTTGACTCTCTATCCTTATATTTTTGCTGTCATGGAAAAACTCAATGTTGGGCTTCCACTTGTTGGGTTGCACCACTATTTTGGAGAAACACAAGTTGGGCCTCCCATTGGGCCTGTTGATCTACTTTCCCTACCTATTATGGATCACGTACATGTTGAGAGACTTGACCGTGCAGGACAGTTTCAAGATTTGCATAAAAAGGTACGTGATCAAGTTATGAAACAAGATACTTCGTATGTTTCGCGTGTTCTAAGGCGAGTTGTTTATAAGGAAAGTGTCTTAGCATCGATTTATTTACGTAAAGAAAGGTTTCTAACGGGTCCAACAACACGTGGAAGTGATGATGACATAGACTCGAGGTCGAGTCTTTTTGAAGAAGGGGAGAATGATGTAGAATCGGGTGAGCTTGCAAAGATTGGGTTACAAAATTATTGGGCTGAAATTATGGAGCAAATAAGTGGGCCTTCGAATGTTAGTGTGCATGATTATTTTGGAGAAACTACTCGTGGGCCACCTATTAGGCTAATGTATCCAGAAAGTAAACAAGTTGGAAGTATTAAAGGATACATGATCATTCTGGAACCTACTGTACGAGCAAGTCAAGATATCAAGTTGGAGttatttttagattttatattCTATGTTTATCCAAAATAGAGTTACCTTGTTATCCATATTTTATGACTTTAAAAGTCACGTATGTTTTAGATGGGAGATTAGTTTTTGATTATTAATATTTGGTGAATAAACTAAGCCGTGTGCTTTTGTTTTCTATCTATTCGTATTTCTGTTTGGCCACGTCTTTGCATTTCCCTATTCGGTGAAAATCACTTAAAAAGTCGGTCAATGGTCAAATAGTCGGTCAAAGCCGATCAAAAGTCAACATTGGAGAAAGTTAAgtcaaaatataaatataatttctaAATATGTTTTAGAGTATTTAAACGTTATTAAATTTTaagtaataatttttaaaatatttgtgTCTAATATGTATGTTTAAAAGTCAATGTCCGACTAGTCCCCGACTTGACTGGCCAGTCCCTCCAAGATCCCGACTCCAGACCGACTACTCTCGTCACAACAAATTAACAAATGAACAGCCAGATCATATGTACAACTCAATTAAGCAGCTATCAACAAATATAAAGAATAAAAAAGTTTGTCTAAGGTCATCTTTTTTTTTATTCAACACTTCTAATATTCAGAATGATTGTTTTCAACTCTGTAAGCCACACCAAGTATATAAGATTTTAAGGTATGCCTCAACATGTTACTAATACAGTAATACCATAATCAATAGCATCCATTATGTTTGCCCTTTTTTCTCTCATAAGATATTTAGCATCAGATTCATGTCTTAATAACAACTTATAATAACATGTGTTTACTACTGTTGTCCAGATATCCAGCTTACTTACTACTCTATCAAATAGCAAGCAGTTCAATAATGAGCATTCGGAGTTCAGAATCTGATGTTTATATACTAAGATTTTGAGTTCATTTTCATATACTACATACATGGAAACTATAGGCTTATTAGTATAATTCTCTCGAATTTACACTTTCATGATACAAATATCAGACAAAGGCTTGCCCTCCTCGGTAGCCTGAACAAGGAAACCTTTTTCGTTTACACGTTTATGATACAAATACGATAGGTTTAGGGTCATCAGCAAAAGTTTTATGTATCACCTCAAACAGCATTAGTATTCTCTATTTTATAATTATGGAGTAGCATTATTATTAATCCTTATATTAATGTTGATACACCACTTCAACAACCCTTAGTGATTGAAATATTTCAGATTAGCTAAATAATACAATGTTGATTTTCAAATAGATTCTTGCACACTCTGTTATGGCTGAAGTATAACGCAAAATAAGACCTTTTCATCTACAAGTTTCAAAAACCACACAAGTCCATTTAGAGAACAATTATGTGACAACCGGCAGTCTTAATTTAAATGAAAACGTGTACATGGGATTGGGTATttgttattatttttgttattgtagCTTTGAAGCAGGGTACATGATTCAGGATACAATTTAGAGAAGCAAGCATACAATAGCTATCGATAATTATGAAAACAACCAGAAACCGGATGTTCGTGTACCTTGAATAATTCAGGAAATGATAGTTCGTTTAAAGTTAACTTTTTTATTCAACACTTGCTATCTTCTGAATGATATTTCGCAAATTAGACTTTTGTCCTACATCCGGAATTAGTTGTAGCAACATCTTAAAAGTGGTAGCATTAGGCATGAAACCCCGGTTGATCATTTCCTCCAAAAGGATCTCTGCCTCTTCACACTCGTTTTTCTTCAACAACTCTTGAAGATAAACATTATATGTGACACCATTTGGCAAACAACCAGTCTCTTTCATCTTTTTAAGTAATACTTTTGCTTTATCAAATAGCCCTTCTTGGCAATGCAAATGTATCATCACCGTATAAGTCTTAACATCTGGTTTCAATCCTTTCAACAAAAGTTCATTGAACAAATCCGTTGCTAACTGAGGCTTCCCACATTTGCTAAAACCATCAATTAAGATATTATACAAAACTACATCTTTTTGTAACTCACTGCTTCCCAATGAACGAAACAAAACCAAGGCATCAGAACATTGGGAGTTTGTGCACATTCCATGTAACAAGATACCGTAAGTTGCTATGTCTGGAGTTATTCCTTTAGTTTGCATTTCATTAAAAAGTTCTTTTGCGGCTGCGGGATTCCTAGATTTAAACAAACCTTGCATCAGACTACTAAAAGTAACAACATTAGGGATTAAACCTTTGTCTTGAATTTCTCGAAAAAGATTCACAGCCTCATCGATTCTTTTCTTCTTGCAAAATCCATTTATTAAGGTGTTATAGGTGTTGATATTGGGCAAAATATCCTTCTCTGCCATTTGATCAAGAACTCTTTTGGCTTTATCTACTTCACCACGCAAACAATATCCGTCAAGTAGTGCATTGTAAGTGATTACATCTGGATGTAGACCTTGTTTTACCATTGCTTTCACAGCAAGCTCTGCGTCTTTTACGGATCCTTTCTTGCAAAAAGAGTCCACCAAAATAGTGAAGGTTTCTACTCCTGGAAGAATACCTTCCTCCTCCATACGTATCAACATTTTTGTAGCCTCAATCTCTCGGCCAGAGTTACATAGACCATGAATTAAGGAGTTGTAAGAGATGACATCAGCGTTGACATCTTTATCAATCATCCGGGTGAAGAGTTCGAGAGCGCGATCAACCAACTTGTCTTTGCAGAGGGCATCGATGATTGTATTGTATTGTGAGACAGTGGGTTTACACGAGCCAGCTTCCATGAACTTGAGTAACTCGAGTGCCTTGGTGGTGTAACCTACTTTACAAAGCCCGTTAATAATGGTACCATATGTAACATGGCTAGGTTCACATATTTTCTCTTTAAGCAGTTTCTTGAACAAATCAACAGCTTCGAAAAGCCGATCTGCCACAACAAGCCCATTTATAAGAGTATTGTAGGTGACCGAATTGGCCGTATGCCCTTTCTTGAAAAGAGTCGCTAATAGAGCAAAACCATGAGTCACTTGATTCATGCGACAATAACAGTTAATACAAATGGTGATGGTATAGATATCAGCACGAATACCCAACAAACTAATTTGCTTGAGTAGTGAAAGAGCAGTGGAATAATGTTTCATCTTTACAATAATAGTAATCAGCTTATGAAATTCGATAATGGATGGTTGAGGTTTTCTTTGAAGCATTTTATCGAACAGTTGGAGGGCGTCACTGAGCTTAGTGACTTTGGGAGCATCGTTAGTATTCTTGGTTGAACCAGAATGGTAATCACGCCAAGAATGAAGATTAAGAATGGAGAGTTGTGGAAATAAAAGAAAGTTGTTAACTTTATTGAAATGATAACGAATGAAGTGGATTCTTTGGCAGATCATcggggggaaatttgtgaagtgtttcggggtctagctagctggggt
This genomic window from Rutidosis leptorrhynchoides isolate AG116_Rl617_1_P2 chromosome 2, CSIRO_AGI_Rlap_v1, whole genome shotgun sequence contains:
- the LOC139888928 gene encoding uncharacterized protein, yielding MICQRIHFIRYHFNKVNNFLLFPQLSILNLHSWRDYHSGSTKNTNDAPKVTKLSDALQLFDKMLQRKPQPSIIEFHKLITIIVKMKHYSTALSLLKQISLLGIRADIYTITICINCYCRMNQVTHGFALLATLFKKGHTANSVTYNTLINGLVVADRLFEAVDLFKKLLKEKICEPSHVTYGTIINGLCKVGYTTKALELLKFMEAGSCKPTVSQYNTIIDALCKDKLVDRALELFTRMIDKDVNADVISYNSLIHGLCNSGREIEATKMLIRMEEEGILPGVETFTILVDSFCKKGSVKDAELAVKAMVKQGLHPDVITYNALLDGYCLRGEVDKAKRVLDQMAEKDILPNINTYNTLINGFCKKKRIDEAVNLFREIQDKGLIPNVVTFSSLMQGLFKSRNPAAAKELFNEMQTKGITPDIATYGILLHGMCTNSQCSDALVLFRSLGSSELQKDVVLYNILIDGFSKCGKPQLATDLFNELLLKGLKPDVKTYTVMIHLHCQEGLFDKAKVLLKKMKETGCLPNGVTYNVYLQELLKKNECEEAEILLEEMINRGFMPNATTFKMLLQLIPDVGQKSNLRNIIQKIASVE